In Drosophila subpulchrella strain 33 F10 #4 breed RU33 chromosome X, RU_Dsub_v1.1 Primary Assembly, whole genome shotgun sequence, the DNA window AAAGTTTCCAGCTGTAAAATAGAGCAGAAGCGGAATTAAAGGGGTAGAGACTCCGCAAATCCAAGACACTTGCATTCGAATGCGTGCAACAAACACTATGCTAATCAACGGCTATAAAAACTGGCTACGAGGTAAACACAAGCAGAGGCAAAAACAATGAAGAGGCAACCAAATGCAGAGCGAAGTGCATAAATCTCGAATGGAAATTATGCACACACACGCAGCCAAGTGGCCGCCAAGGGGGGGGGGGCGGTTGGGAAAACTAGAAAAACTAGAGGAAAAACTAGAGGAAAACCAGAGACAGAGTCGGAGACAGAGGGAGAAATGCCAGCTGACGCCTGGTGCTGGGGAATCAATCTGTTCAGGGAGCTTAGAGTGGCTTAATAGCCGCCATTCCTCACCACCACCCACTTTTAGCGCCCCCAAAATACTTTCCAGACGCGCCGCAGATGTCTATTAGCTGGCTCAGTGCCTGCCgcatttaaatacaaattaaaaaacaattaaacaTTTTCCCCAGCATCTTGGGCGTTTCTACGCCCAAAAATAATTAAGCgcataattatttaatttgacGAGTgtgcgtgtatgtgtgtgtgtggcagcCGGGGGAATTTACGAGGAAGTGCCTCATAAGCCAAAATGAGCGAGGAACGACAGACACGGGCGTATTGAGAAATGCTGGCGATATGAAAATTAATAGACGCACTTCCAAAGTGGCAAGAACAGGAACAAACAAGAGCCCAAGGAGGTGGTTGGGTAGCTGGGTGGCTGGGTGGCCGGGAACACTTGAAGTGTCGTGTGAACGGGTGCTCGACAACAGGCCACCCGATACCCATTCCCACACCCGATCCCAGCCAGAGGCGACAGCTTCCAGACACTTCACCAAATGCCGGCGCCAGCATCAGACTAAACAGGGCTGGGGGATGAGGGGGAGGAGGAGGACCAGGACGAGATACATCGAGGGGCACTGACTGTGTGCCCTGCCGGGGCAGGAAAACGTGGCGTATGCTTGATATTTGAGTAGGGACTCGAGAGCAAGTTGCAACTGATTTGGCAGACtgtcaaaatattaaaaacccAGCTCTAATTGATGATTAGGGTGGATGTACATAGATCCACAGCCTCCTCTCGCCACCGAAACTATTTCCCTTTAAGCCTTGATAGATAGAGAGAAAGATCTTTAAGCTCCCCCTCTACAACCCCCATTGCCAACCCGCCCATCTGCACcatttgttgttattattaattttatgcGCCATATAAACGGTGGAAGGACCCTAAAAAGTCAGCAGCGTCAAGTAAACAAAAGCCTCCATCGTCGCTCCATTGACTACAACAAAAAGAGGCAACAAAAACAGGTCGCAATATAAAAGAAACGGCCACTGTGTGGCAAATACATATTAAGAAAAGGTCAGGCGACAAAGTAACGTAGGGAAAGTGGGTAAAAGATAAAAAAGAACCATAATATAAAGCATAAAATGTGgcaggcgtggcaaacataaaattttgaaattaattataatttttaagtcGTTGAAAACAATTGGCAAATTTGGCAGGCACTCAGCTAAAAATGAGGAGAAATCTCTGATTAAGGTTAAGCAAAGGCTGGGGGGAAAATTGTAAGTGAATGGCTGAAAAAACAGTGTTaagtatattaaaaaatatatttcctttATTTGTTTGGAGTTAAAGttgtttacaaaataaaatgtaaatgcctaccgaaacaaaaaaaccaatttaaatttGGTGTTATATGCAATCATTTAAAATGCGTTTTATAAATTACAAACATACTAGTATGAAATCCACTGAAGCAGAATTATGAAAGGTATGTTTCAAAGGAAATGTCAAATTAAGTAATATTCATGAATTTCAACTTGTATTATCAAATTTACTTGTAAGTGAATAACATCAAATTGATATACATACATTAATAGTTCAAATCTGGAATATGATGTTGAACTTTTAGAAGACAACGAAGAACCCCATCCGTCAAGAAAAGGGCTAAGGCCCCCGACATTTTAGTCGCCTGCCAACTATCGCACATGTGCTTTAATGTGTGTGGGTTCTGTGGTCCATGCCATTGTCATTGCCATTGACTTGGTCCTATTCTTGGTCGTGGTCTTGGTCGTGGTCGTGGTCGTGGTCTTCGCTCTTCGTTCTTGGGTCCTGGTCGACGTCATATTGTGTTTGGCAAATCGTTTGCGATAAAGCCAACTACATAATGTCTCTGTAGGCCAGGGAAAGGAGGACGAGGAGGGGAAGTGGAGTGGGATCCGGGTCGGGACACATAAAAATGCTAAACCAGCGCTATGCTGGCGTCGCAGCGACGCACACccaaataccaaataccaaTTTCCAACCCCGTGACCCCATCGTTACCCTCCATATGTGGGCCTCGGGATAATGCGCGTTATCCTTGATTGCCTGCCTCGATGTTGGGCCACGGGCTAAGGCTAAGGCCCAGGCTCAGGATCGGGCCAAGGGATATGGAATATGGGCTGGCTGCAAACAAGCCGCTTAAACTCGCCCCTCGCTTCACCATCCCCGGGCAACGATTGATGCTCTATGAAGAAAAGGGGTAGTACTGCTGTGAGATAAGGCCAGAATCTTAATGTTATGTGATTTCTTTCACATTGTAAGTAAAAGAAATTTGAAGGTCAAAAAGAACGCAGTCATTCTGTAGAACAAAAATTAACTACATTTTAACTACAAAGTATGTTTCAATCACCCTAATTGGTTTAAAAAGTaaaggaaataaaataaatatatataaacattttttgtttgggTAATCATAATGGGTTCTTAGCAATACAAGTtctttgtgttttattttaagggCTCCcaatataactttaaaataaaaatcgcaAAGAACTTGCATTGCTAAGAACCCATTATGACTACCCATACAAACTATTTTTGCTTAGTTTTAAGTTAAAGCACTTGCGAATCGGTTTCTTAATTACCAAAATGGGAATCTTCGGGGCTGCATTATGTAAATCATTTTAACTCAAAACTCTTTGTCGAAAGTTCACTTAGAAATCCTCTTGCCAGAGTGGATTACAGCTCGCGAAACTTTAGTAGTTCATAGTGGCAAGTATATTGGCCATTAAAGAAAATTCCCCATTAAAGCGTATGCCCCAGTTCGGCTTTTGGGGTAACCCGGACCCCGATTGTTTCACTTCTCTGTGTTTTTGCCGTTGAGCCTATCGTGATTTGGCTCTTTTCGGCTTCGAGCTCCCTTCAGTTCCTGATGCCTTATGGCTTCTTGCCTTTGTGCTTTATGCTCATCATCATTTGCCGGGGCTGAGAAATCGCAATAGAATCAGATTCTTGCCTTTTTCTCGGCGGCTAATTGGTGCCCAAATGCCAACTGCCGAATGGTTCTCCTTCCACGAAATGCGAAATCTGGAGGATGGCAATGTGTAGGAGGTGGGGATGGGATGGGGCAGCCAGGGAGCACCGTCGTCCAGGGGCAACTAGCTAAACAACAATTTTAATTGCGACCAGGCAGAGTCAACGTCTGGGACTCGGGCCAAAGGCAAATGAGCGAACGCTCCAAGAAATATGAACGAGGTCAATGATTGTTTACACTACCCTCGAATGCTGTTTACTTCGAGCCGTCGACGAGGAGGGGGCTGCGGGGAGGGGCAGCAGGTGGGGTGGCGGCACGGTGGGGTTAGTTGTAGCAACCAGACACCTTGGAGGCAACGCCTTCAGCGAAAACCAGATAGTGAGAGAACAGGAAAATGCAGTAATTAGAAAAACGCCAAGATGTAATTATTTATCTTATCTTTTTTTGCCCGCAAGATAATCCAGCGAAACCTTGAAATGCGATCTCCTCTTCaccatttataaaataaaatttgtttttacaaAGATGGGAGCAACTAACTAGCATTTAagacattttattatttttttattttcacttGCAATACCTACTAGATTCTAGATTATGCTAATGTTACTACAAATGGTATATAGTAAATAGTATTTATTCGAAAACGGCTGGAATAAACTGGTCTAAAATAGTATTTTCGCTGGCAATGCCTACTgaatttaaactttttttaatggaaATCTATCCAAATGCAAATAACAGACTAgcatataaaacattttttaactttaaaccAATTTTTTTAATGGAAATATATGGTACTTACTACAAACGGTATGCATGGTATTTTCTACAAATTTGATATAATTTATTCCAAAAATGAGTACAATAAGGTAGCATATTAAACATGTTATTCTTCTTGTCGATTTCACTTGCAAAACCTTctagattttttaattatttttagtgGTAATATGTGGTGTTATTCCACTGTGGCAGCCATTAGGCCTCGGGGCTTCAATGGGCacgtgtgtgtgagtgtgtctGCGGCACACATAGAGTGCTAGAGAGGGAGGCAGATAGGAGGAACAAAAAGAGAGGGATGCATAAACACTTGCCTGTGCTACTAAAGATTCTTCAGTTGTTGGCTCATTTACGAGAACTCCCTTATGCGAGAATATAAGCTAATCAATATCATGAAACCAGAAGGAAGTCATCCAAACCGCTTATAAATAACACTAAATGCCAATCAAAGGAGTTCAGTTGCTGGCTCATTTACGAGAACTCTCTTATGGGAGAATATAAGCTAATCAATGTCATGAAACCAAAAGGAAGTCATTCAAAGCCCTTATAAATAACACTAAAATGAATACCCaacaacaaattttaaaaaaaaccaatcaaAGGAGTCGTCACACAGAACCTCAAAGACAAACCCCTCTGAATATCAGAGTCTACATTAGTCCCCTATCGTACGGTCAACATACAACATCCTCTGATCAACTATTTAGTACTATATCGAATAAACCTCACTTTCCGATCGAAGATGATGCACCGCTATCGAAACCGCAAAGTAACTGCGGAGATTCTGCGCGATCTTTACGAGTCCTGGCTGATCGTGGCCATCGGGATGTTCGTCCACTGGAACCATTTGCGTCTGTTGGCCTACGATCCCATATCGCCGCTGGATCCCTTGAGCCAGTTACCCATGGGCGAGAATCAGCGCTGGGCGGGCCTCTTCTTCGGCTGCGGCATTATCCTGGCCATTCTGCAGTACCGGCCGCGCTGGGTCCGGCGGTGTCGTCATCGCGTCTgcctgctgatgctgctggccgagctggtgctggtgctccAGCTGACCGAGTGGATGGACCGCCAGCTGTGGCAGCCCTTCCTGGGCATCACTCGCGAACTGTTCCTCGCCCTGGGCGGGGCCCAATGGGGCTCCTGGATCGTCGACTACTGGCCCGGAGTGCGATCCCTGCTCCTGACTGGCGTCGCCTTCGATTACTTTCGCCTGGTCACCTCGTTCGCCATCTTCATCGCCGCCTTCGACTCGACTGCCGGCAGCTGGCGGGTGTCGGTGGAGTTCTTGCTGATCGGCTACTTGCCGGAAACTTCGGCCAGAAGCCAACTCATCCAAGAGAAGCACCGGAAGAGAAGTCTCGAGCGGACCAGGAAGGGCCTCCTGCCGACTCTATCGCCCGAGTTCCTCATTTACAAGCGTTTGTGCTACATCTGTATGCAGAAAATGAATTCGGAGCCCCTTGACTTGGAAGCCACGGGGCTCTAAAAACCCCAGACCCGAGAGCAAAGGCCAATtagcccaaaaaaaatttaagtcccaaaaaaatgttttaaagacACATACACCTGTTCAAAGACACTGCGGTTCCTTAAATTTTTTACTTGTGATACAGTTCAtattaatcaaaataaattttgttgaGTTCGGAACCTTCTAGGAATGAATCGGTAACTATTGGTTAGTAAAAGCAGGATAAGGCTAGACGAATGTTTTGATTTGACCCATAAAATAGTTACTGTAACGGGTAGAATGGGTAGAATGTTACTAACCCATCGATTGTAGTTAAATAACTTGTTGTAGTCGTACAACATATAAAATATAGCTAgcaaacttttgtttgtagtaaatgtatataaatgtataaaattataaaacaaccATTTATAGACACGCCACTGTAGCATAGTCATatataagtaaaataaataaaaagtaattttgaaa includes these proteins:
- the LOC119558302 gene encoding uncharacterized protein LOC119558302 is translated as MMHRYRNRKVTAEILRDLYESWLIVAIGMFVHWNHLRLLAYDPISPLDPLSQLPMGENQRWAGLFFGCGIILAILQYRPRWVRRCRHRVCLLMLLAELVLVLQLTEWMDRQLWQPFLGITRELFLALGGAQWGSWIVDYWPGVRSLLLTGVAFDYFRLVTSFAIFIAAFDSTAGSWRVSVEFLLIGYLPETSARSQLIQEKHRKRSLERTRKGLLPTLSPEFLIYKRLCYICMQKMNSEPLDLEATGL